The Halogranum gelatinilyticum genome contains a region encoding:
- the htpX gene encoding zinc metalloprotease HtpX: MDWKPDWGLRGRMVLTMFLLFALYIVFVGAMVTFTDYGAIALPLMAVFLFVQFFFSDKLALYSMGAKEVSEEEYPELHAMIGRLSQQADLPKPKVAVADSRVPNAFATGRSQKSSAVAVTTGIMQTLDKDELEGVLAHELAHIKNRDVMVMTIASFLSTVAFMIVRWSFFFGGGGRDRNGGGGGVLAAIAVSLVVWVISFILIRALSRYREYAADRGGAVITGKPSALASALLKISGRMDNVPKEDMREQAEMNAFFIIPIKSGFIGKIASTHPSTEKRVAKLRELEKEMETR; encoded by the coding sequence ATGGACTGGAAACCGGACTGGGGACTCAGGGGCCGCATGGTCCTGACGATGTTCCTCCTGTTCGCCCTCTACATCGTGTTCGTCGGTGCGATGGTGACGTTCACCGACTACGGCGCGATTGCACTCCCGCTCATGGCTGTCTTCCTCTTCGTACAGTTCTTCTTCAGCGACAAGCTCGCGCTCTACAGCATGGGCGCGAAAGAGGTCTCCGAAGAGGAGTATCCCGAACTGCACGCGATGATCGGTCGGCTCTCCCAGCAGGCCGACCTCCCGAAGCCGAAGGTCGCCGTCGCCGACTCGCGCGTCCCGAACGCCTTCGCAACGGGCCGGAGCCAGAAGAGCTCCGCCGTCGCCGTCACGACGGGCATCATGCAGACGCTCGACAAAGACGAGCTGGAAGGCGTTCTCGCCCACGAGCTCGCCCACATCAAGAACCGCGACGTGATGGTCATGACCATCGCCTCGTTCCTCTCGACGGTCGCGTTCATGATCGTCCGCTGGAGCTTCTTCTTCGGCGGCGGTGGCCGCGACCGCAACGGCGGCGGTGGTGGCGTCCTCGCCGCAATCGCGGTCTCGCTCGTCGTCTGGGTCATCTCGTTTATCCTCATCCGCGCGCTCTCGCGGTACCGCGAGTACGCCGCCGACCGGGGTGGCGCGGTCATCACGGGCAAGCCCTCGGCGTTGGCCTCCGCGCTCCTGAAGATCTCGGGGCGGATGGACAACGTCCCGAAGGAGGACATGCGCGAGCAGGCGGAGATGAACGCGTTCTTCATCATCCCCATCAAGAGCGGCTTCATCGGCAAGATCGCCAGCACGCACCCGAGCACCGAGAAGCGCGTCGCCAAGCTCCGTGAACTCGAAAAGGAGATGGAGACGCGGTAA
- a CDS encoding NAD-dependent epimerase/dehydratase family protein — MTESVLVTGGLGRSGRWLVDRLADDYEVVCADLDHPGFEVDARDNVDFRALDLTERGSVFDLVTDLDPDAVVHWGAIPSPERHPGGDVFENNTLSTYNVLVAAGRADARVVWASSESSYGFPFSQEKVLPDELPITEAHAQRPEDPYGVSKVVGEEIAKMVVRRYDVSVTSIRPSWIQYPGEYNCRTLPSVDWDDPSDLEAGAGNFWCYVDIRDVAGLVAAALDTAHPGHEAFHAAAADNYLDRPTTEAVEAFFDRVPEDCDLDGDQSALSTAKATRLLGWEPEHSWREAAEADVADPELYS, encoded by the coding sequence ATGACCGAATCTGTACTCGTGACCGGTGGCCTCGGCCGCTCCGGCCGCTGGCTCGTCGACCGCCTCGCCGACGACTACGAGGTCGTCTGCGCCGACCTCGACCACCCCGGCTTCGAAGTCGACGCCCGCGACAACGTCGACTTCCGCGCGCTGGACCTCACAGAGAGAGGAAGTGTCTTCGACCTCGTGACCGACCTCGACCCTGACGCCGTCGTCCACTGGGGAGCGATCCCCTCGCCCGAACGCCACCCTGGCGGCGACGTCTTCGAGAACAACACGCTGTCGACCTACAACGTCCTCGTCGCCGCGGGCCGCGCCGACGCGCGGGTCGTCTGGGCCTCCAGCGAGAGTTCCTACGGCTTCCCCTTCTCCCAGGAGAAGGTTCTGCCCGACGAACTCCCCATCACCGAGGCCCACGCCCAGCGGCCGGAGGACCCCTACGGCGTCTCCAAGGTCGTCGGCGAGGAGATCGCGAAGATGGTCGTCCGCCGCTACGACGTCTCTGTTACTTCTATCCGCCCCTCGTGGATCCAGTATCCCGGCGAGTACAACTGCCGTACCCTCCCGAGCGTCGACTGGGACGACCCCTCGGACCTCGAAGCGGGCGCGGGCAACTTCTGGTGCTACGTCGACATCCGCGACGTGGCCGGACTCGTCGCCGCCGCGCTCGACACCGCCCATCCCGGCCACGAAGCGTTCCACGCCGCCGCGGCGGACAACTACCTCGACCGCCCCACCACCGAGGCCGTCGAGGCGTTCTTCGACAGGGTTCCGGAAGACTGCGACCTCGACGGCGACCAGTCGGCACTGTCGACGGCGAAGGCTACACGCCTGCTCGGCTGGGAACCCGAACACTCGTGGCGTGAGGCCGCCGAGGCGGACGTTGCGGACCCAGAACTGTACTCCTAA